The Aquisphaera giovannonii genome includes a window with the following:
- a CDS encoding ABC transporter permease: MIEASESIVAPPPVRNGESDGPDPRPRETEPASPHEVVLRARSGWLPIDWAEIYAYRELFFFLIWRDVSARYKQTVLGSAWAVLQPLVMMLVFCLLAVVLKIPTPRVNGAEIPYPVFVFAGLIPWTVFSQGMPGSALSLVNNQHLLTKVYFPRLFLPMTAAAVYLVDMVYSLGIYAVILAIYRIVPSWTVVFLPLLILMTLISTLGVGTILASLTLFYRDFRHLVPFLVQFLMYATPVFYSASTITASRPWLGWILALNPMFGVIDAYRAVILGAPLDASALLISSTSGLVLFVFGLFYFRRTERRFADFA; encoded by the coding sequence ATGATCGAAGCAAGCGAGTCGATTGTCGCGCCCCCGCCGGTCAGGAATGGCGAGTCGGATGGCCCGGATCCGCGTCCCCGCGAGACCGAGCCCGCCTCGCCGCACGAGGTCGTGCTCCGCGCCCGCTCCGGCTGGCTCCCGATCGACTGGGCGGAGATCTACGCCTACCGCGAGCTCTTCTTCTTCCTCATCTGGCGGGACGTCTCCGCGCGCTACAAGCAGACGGTGCTGGGCAGCGCCTGGGCCGTGCTCCAGCCGCTGGTGATGATGCTGGTCTTCTGCCTGCTGGCCGTGGTCCTGAAGATCCCGACGCCGCGGGTCAACGGCGCGGAGATCCCGTACCCCGTGTTCGTCTTCGCGGGGCTCATCCCCTGGACGGTCTTCTCGCAGGGGATGCCCGGCTCGGCACTGAGCCTCGTCAACAATCAGCACCTGTTGACGAAAGTCTACTTCCCCCGGCTCTTCCTGCCGATGACCGCCGCCGCGGTCTACCTGGTCGACATGGTGTACTCGCTGGGGATCTACGCGGTCATCCTGGCGATCTACCGGATCGTGCCGTCGTGGACCGTCGTCTTCCTCCCGCTGCTGATCCTGATGACGCTGATCAGCACGCTGGGGGTCGGCACCATCCTGGCCTCGCTGACGCTCTTCTACCGGGACTTCCGGCACCTGGTGCCGTTCCTGGTGCAGTTCCTGATGTACGCCACGCCGGTCTTCTACTCGGCCAGCACCATCACCGCCTCCCGCCCCTGGCTGGGATGGATCCTCGCGCTGAACCCCATGTTCGGCGTCATCGACGCCTACCGGGCCGTGATCCTCGGGGCCCCGCTGGACGCGTCGGCCCTCCTGATCTCGTCGACCTCCGGCCTGGTGCTGTTCGTGTTCGGCCTCTTCTACTTCCGCCGGACCGAGCGCCGCTTCGCCGACTTCGCCTGA
- a CDS encoding ABC transporter ATP-binding protein yields MSRPIISIENLSKRYSVVDGADSGRRRAGYHEFTLRHALASTGVKAQRLLTGKRPESRARMTDFWALRDVSFEVEKGQVVGLIGRNGAGKSTLLKILSRITEPTEGVVRLRGRVASLLEVGTGMHPELTGRENIYLNGTLLGMRKAEIDRKFDEIVSFSEIEKFLDTPVKRYSSGMYVRLAFAVAAHLEPEILIVDEVLAVGDYAFQKKCLGKMRDVATGGGRTVLFVSHNIGALSQLCELGVYLDNGTVKDVGPVKDVVLSYMKAGLSHNASRASFEAEPQKPGQFLSAEILRGDGEEHGSDFACDEPITIRLTYEVRRPVAGTYLTFYIQNMEGTRVLYSDIRDTSPDTEERLGVGVHCFTVVIPPRLLAPTTYLLTVGSASKYSGVIDHRHDCCEFSLQDLESQNQTRPGVLGVLLPWQQGEVADARAVTAG; encoded by the coding sequence ATGAGCCGCCCCATCATCTCCATCGAGAACCTGAGCAAGCGTTACTCCGTCGTCGACGGGGCGGACTCCGGACGCCGCCGCGCCGGCTATCACGAGTTCACGCTGCGGCACGCCCTGGCCTCCACCGGGGTGAAGGCGCAGCGGCTGCTGACCGGGAAGCGGCCCGAGTCCCGCGCCCGGATGACCGACTTCTGGGCCCTCCGCGACGTGTCGTTCGAGGTGGAGAAGGGCCAGGTCGTCGGCCTCATCGGCCGCAACGGGGCCGGCAAGTCCACGCTCCTGAAGATCCTCAGCCGGATCACGGAGCCGACCGAGGGCGTGGTCCGGCTGCGGGGCCGCGTCGCGTCCCTGCTGGAGGTGGGCACGGGCATGCACCCCGAGCTCACCGGCCGCGAGAACATCTACCTCAACGGCACGCTCCTGGGCATGAGGAAGGCGGAGATCGACCGCAAGTTCGACGAGATCGTCAGCTTCTCCGAGATCGAGAAGTTCCTCGACACCCCCGTGAAGCGGTACTCCTCCGGCATGTACGTCCGCCTGGCGTTCGCCGTCGCGGCGCACCTGGAGCCGGAGATCCTCATCGTCGACGAGGTGCTGGCCGTCGGCGACTACGCCTTCCAGAAGAAGTGCCTGGGCAAGATGCGCGACGTCGCCACCGGGGGGGGCCGGACGGTCCTCTTCGTCAGCCACAACATCGGCGCGCTCAGCCAGCTCTGCGAGCTGGGGGTCTATCTCGACAACGGGACGGTCAAGGACGTCGGGCCCGTCAAGGACGTGGTCCTCTCCTACATGAAGGCCGGGCTCAGCCACAACGCGTCGCGGGCGAGCTTCGAGGCCGAGCCGCAGAAGCCCGGCCAGTTCCTCTCCGCGGAGATCCTCCGCGGCGACGGCGAGGAGCACGGCTCCGACTTCGCCTGCGACGAGCCGATCACGATCCGGCTGACCTACGAGGTCCGCCGGCCCGTGGCGGGCACGTACCTGACCTTCTACATCCAGAACATGGAGGGGACCCGGGTGCTCTACTCGGACATCCGGGACACCAGCCCGGACACCGAGGAGCGGCTGGGCGTGGGGGTCCATTGCTTCACCGTCGTCATCCCGCCGCGGCTGCTGGCCCCCACGACGTACCTGCTGACCGTCGGCAGCGCCAGCAAGTACTCCGGGGTCATCGACCATCGCCACGACTGCTGCGAGTTCAGCCTCCAGGACCTGGAGAGCCAGAACCAGACTCGCCCCGGGGTGCTCGGCGTCCTGCTGCCCTGGCAGCAGGGCGAGGTGGCGGACGCGCGCGCCGTGACGGCCGGCTGA
- a CDS encoding glycosyltransferase family 2 protein, producing MKLLVVVLCYKVPDLAIDCLKSLGGEVARVPGTKVVVCENGTGGDAAERIRRAIDQGGWAGGAPSRRSTPIAASAPATTWSSVPPWSRTTRRNTSCF from the coding sequence ATGAAACTCCTCGTGGTGGTCCTGTGCTACAAGGTCCCTGATCTGGCGATCGACTGCCTGAAGTCCCTGGGCGGCGAGGTGGCCCGCGTCCCCGGCACGAAGGTGGTCGTCTGCGAGAACGGCACCGGCGGCGACGCCGCCGAGCGGATCCGCCGGGCCATCGACCAGGGGGGCTGGGCGGGTGGTGCACCCTCACGGAGGTCCACCCCAATCGCGGCTTCTGCGCCGGCAACAACCTGGTCATCCGTCCCGCCCTGGAGTCGGACGACCCGCCGGAATACGTCCTGCTTTTGA
- a CDS encoding sugar phosphate nucleotidyltransferase: MNSDFTVELKKNNLTVHSIDHEEHWEVTLAYTGELTMTGARVQRAASKYLGDAENFAVTYGDGVTDADLSAEYRFHLGEGRLGTVLGVNPPSRFGELKVDGAQVQEFSEKPDFVDNWINGGYFFFKRDFLPYLTPDEGCVLEREPLIKLAQDGQLSMFRHRGFWACVDTQRDLEQLNKLWASGDAPWAV, translated from the coding sequence ATGAATAGCGACTTCACCGTCGAGTTGAAAAAAAACAACCTGACGGTCCACTCGATCGACCACGAGGAGCACTGGGAGGTGACGCTGGCCTACACCGGCGAGCTGACCATGACCGGGGCGCGGGTGCAGCGGGCGGCCTCCAAGTACCTGGGCGACGCCGAGAACTTCGCGGTCACCTACGGCGACGGCGTGACCGACGCCGACCTGTCCGCCGAGTACCGGTTCCACCTCGGGGAGGGCCGCCTGGGGACCGTGCTGGGCGTGAACCCGCCGTCGCGGTTCGGCGAGCTGAAGGTGGACGGGGCCCAGGTGCAGGAGTTCAGCGAGAAGCCGGACTTCGTTGACAACTGGATCAACGGCGGCTACTTCTTCTTCAAGCGCGACTTCCTCCCCTACCTCACGCCGGACGAGGGCTGCGTCCTGGAGCGCGAGCCGCTGATCAAGCTCGCCCAGGACGGCCAGCTCAGCATGTTCAGGCACAGGGGCTTCTGGGCGTGCGTGGACACCCAGCGCGACCTCGAGCAGCTGAACAAGCTCTGGGCCTCCGGGGATGCCCCCTGGGCCGTCTGA
- a CDS encoding NAD-dependent epimerase/dehydratase family protein — MGRKSDAPPFRVGLVGTGYIADWHAKALGAARGASLVAACDLDLARAEAFGRRHGARAYGSLEAMIGDEANPLDAVHVLLPPDRHAAAASAAIRAGKHVFLEKPMAVDAEECSGLIGEAAARGVAIGVNHNFLFAPNYEQFRGDVRSGRLGRLDRLTVTWHRGLDQLLSGPPDIWMLRDPRNIMLEIGPHCLAPVLDLLGPLEVIGVHASNRMTLEGGRPFYRRWSVEGEAGGVAVSLHLSFAQGFTEQTIHARGSVAAGTVDYERDTYLLHRHSPYSLDFDRYRMIREDAGAMAAQARRTLAGSVLSKLKLSSRGNPYGLSIARAVQAFYAGMGGAVDPRLSAELGRDLIAACAAIGREGAGEPAAAAGGEPEPVATPREAGGEGAAAATPAEVLVLGATGFIGRELARQLLASGRRIRLLVRSPGKLPADLRGPGVEVVRGDLTRAEDLGRALGGIKAVYHLARANVKTWEEYTEQEIEATRRVAEACLARGVGRLIYTGTIDSYYAGGKAGTITEDTPLDPQIAWRNLYARAKAASEGLLMDLHRDRGLPVVIFRPGIVIGRGSSPLHWGVGMWSWNSVCQVWGRGDNPLPLVLVEDVASALVAALEVPGIEGESFNLVADTDLTASDYLAALEEHAGASFQKLPTAPWRFYAADVAKWAVKQMVRHPDRRRPSYRDWESRTQRARFDCTKARNLLNWRPVCDREEIIRRGIQQPASQFLS, encoded by the coding sequence TTGGGAAGAAAGAGCGACGCCCCCCCGTTCCGCGTCGGGCTCGTGGGCACCGGCTACATCGCGGACTGGCACGCCAAGGCGCTCGGGGCGGCCCGGGGCGCCTCGCTGGTCGCGGCCTGCGACCTGGACCTGGCCAGGGCGGAGGCATTCGGGCGGCGCCACGGGGCCCGCGCGTATGGCTCGCTCGAGGCCATGATCGGGGACGAGGCGAACCCCCTGGACGCGGTCCACGTCCTGCTGCCCCCGGACCGGCACGCCGCCGCGGCGTCGGCGGCGATCCGCGCCGGGAAGCACGTCTTCCTCGAGAAGCCCATGGCCGTCGACGCCGAGGAGTGCTCCGGCCTGATCGGGGAGGCCGCGGCCCGCGGCGTCGCGATCGGCGTCAATCACAATTTCCTGTTCGCGCCAAACTATGAGCAGTTCCGGGGCGACGTGAGGTCCGGCAGGCTGGGCCGCCTCGATCGCCTGACGGTCACCTGGCACCGGGGGCTGGACCAGCTCCTCTCGGGGCCGCCCGACATCTGGATGCTCCGCGACCCGCGGAACATCATGCTGGAGATCGGGCCGCACTGCCTGGCGCCGGTGCTGGATCTGCTCGGCCCCCTCGAGGTCATCGGCGTCCACGCCTCGAACCGGATGACGCTCGAGGGCGGGCGGCCGTTCTATCGCCGCTGGAGCGTCGAGGGCGAGGCGGGCGGCGTGGCGGTCAGCCTGCACCTGTCGTTCGCGCAGGGGTTCACCGAGCAGACGATCCACGCGCGGGGCTCCGTGGCCGCCGGGACGGTGGACTACGAGCGGGACACCTACCTGCTGCACCGGCACTCCCCGTACAGCCTGGACTTCGACCGATACCGGATGATCCGCGAGGACGCGGGGGCGATGGCCGCCCAGGCCCGGCGGACCCTGGCCGGGTCGGTGCTCTCCAAGCTCAAGCTGTCGTCCAGGGGCAACCCCTACGGGCTGAGCATCGCGCGGGCCGTGCAGGCGTTCTATGCTGGGATGGGGGGGGCCGTCGACCCGCGGCTCTCCGCCGAGCTGGGCCGGGACCTGATCGCCGCCTGCGCGGCCATCGGCCGCGAGGGGGCCGGCGAGCCGGCCGCCGCGGCGGGGGGCGAGCCGGAGCCCGTCGCGACGCCCCGCGAGGCGGGGGGCGAGGGGGCCGCGGCGGCGACGCCCGCGGAGGTCCTCGTCCTGGGCGCCACCGGATTCATCGGCCGCGAGCTGGCGAGGCAGCTCCTCGCCTCCGGGCGGCGGATCCGGCTGCTGGTGCGGAGCCCGGGGAAGCTGCCGGCGGACCTGCGGGGGCCGGGGGTCGAGGTCGTCCGGGGCGACCTGACGCGGGCGGAGGACCTGGGGCGGGCCCTGGGGGGCATCAAGGCGGTCTATCACCTGGCCAGGGCGAACGTGAAGACCTGGGAGGAGTACACCGAGCAGGAGATCGAGGCCACCCGGCGGGTCGCCGAGGCGTGCCTCGCCCGGGGCGTCGGGAGGCTGATCTACACGGGGACCATCGACTCCTACTACGCGGGCGGCAAGGCCGGGACGATCACCGAGGACACGCCCCTGGATCCGCAGATCGCCTGGCGAAACCTCTACGCCCGGGCGAAGGCGGCCTCCGAGGGCCTGCTCATGGACCTGCACCGCGATCGCGGCCTGCCGGTGGTCATCTTCCGCCCCGGGATCGTGATCGGGCGGGGGAGCAGCCCGTTGCACTGGGGGGTGGGCATGTGGTCGTGGAACTCGGTCTGCCAGGTGTGGGGGCGGGGCGACAACCCGCTGCCCCTGGTCCTCGTCGAGGACGTGGCCTCCGCGCTGGTCGCGGCGCTCGAGGTGCCGGGCATCGAGGGGGAGTCGTTCAACCTCGTCGCGGACACGGACCTGACGGCCAGCGACTACCTCGCGGCCCTGGAGGAGCATGCCGGGGCCTCGTTCCAGAAGCTCCCGACCGCCCCGTGGAGGTTCTACGCGGCCGACGTGGCCAAGTGGGCCGTCAAGCAGATGGTCCGCCATCCCGACCGGAGGAGGCCGAGCTACCGCGACTGGGAATCGCGCACCCAGCGGGCGCGATTCGATTGCACGAAAGCAAGAAATCTGCTGAACTGGAGGCCGGTTTGCGACCGCGAGGAGATCATCCGCCGGGGGATCCAGCAGCCGGCCTCGCAGTTCCTCTCCTAG
- a CDS encoding glycosyltransferase family 2 protein: MNADTIVLEGALATLVEFMDAHPEAGIAGSPVPLADGEVQSSPFRFPGVLSELDRGMRLGPVSRALSRWAVAPPAPDSECRADWLSGASMILRGSMLDQVGLLDEGLYTYFDDIDICLRARRAGWQVWYVPTSRIIHLEGASTQVGSRIAKRRPAYWYQARRRFLLKSHGALYTSLMDATFILGYATWRLRRLIQRKPDDDPPSTLADSIRHSVFCTGFRVTEVPNPAMQPATTPQ, from the coding sequence TTGAACGCGGACACGATCGTCCTGGAGGGCGCGCTGGCCACGCTGGTGGAGTTCATGGACGCGCACCCCGAGGCGGGGATCGCCGGCAGCCCGGTTCCTCTCGCCGACGGGGAGGTCCAGTCCTCGCCGTTCCGCTTCCCGGGCGTGCTGTCGGAGCTCGACCGCGGGATGAGGCTGGGCCCGGTCTCGCGGGCCCTCTCGCGATGGGCCGTCGCGCCGCCGGCCCCGGACTCGGAGTGCCGGGCGGACTGGCTCTCGGGGGCCAGCATGATCCTGCGCGGGTCGATGCTGGACCAGGTCGGGCTCCTCGACGAAGGATTGTATACTTACTTCGACGACATCGACATCTGTCTCAGGGCCAGGCGGGCCGGCTGGCAGGTCTGGTACGTGCCGACGAGCCGGATCATCCACCTCGAGGGGGCCTCGACCCAGGTGGGGAGCCGCATCGCCAAGCGCAGGCCCGCCTACTGGTACCAGGCGCGGCGGCGGTTCTTGCTGAAAAGTCACGGCGCACTCTATACTTCCCTCATGGACGCGACCTTCATCCTCGGTTACGCGACCTGGCGCCTGAGGCGCCTCATCCAGCGCAAGCCCGACGACGACCCCCCCTCCACGCTGGCCGATTCGATCCGCCACAGCGTCTTCTGCACCGGATTCCGGGTCACCGAGGTGCCCAACCCGGCGATGCAACCGGCGACCACCCCCCAGTGA
- a CDS encoding HAD-IIIC family phosphatase — protein sequence MRADETRPSAAPAAGPTVAVAATFTAEPILRPLDFWMREAGLAGPIEFAPYGQVFQELLDPGSLLGRNRGGVNAVLLRVEDWLRYGPSAGDPEAARSLLDRNAGDLVAAVEGAATRGGAAPMVLALCPPSPAALEDPERRALLEAAERRIAGALGGVAGVAVLGPEDLAAYPVAESHDPGRDALGHIPYTPAFFAALAAALARRIHALKAPPYKVIVLDCDNTLWQGVVGEEGTLGVAVPPWCRALQEFVLRQIDKGFVACLCSKNEERDALEVLERHPDMVLRRDHLVGWRINWEPKSENLRALAAELNVGLDSFVFLDDNPVECAEVRARCPEVLTIQVPPADEVGPFLDHLWAFDRLKVTSEDRQRTAMYRENAERARLQERAGSFGDFLSALELRVDIHEPTAEQWGRVSQLTQRTNQFNFTTVRRSEAEARGLAAEGLECRAVEVRDRFGDYGLVGVLIYGRGGDAIEVDTFLLSCRVLGRGVEHRMLNHLGEAARGLGLAAVVATAVPTAKNLPARRFLDKVAAGWKEERDGRSTYRIPAESAAAAAPDASGEAEGGASAAEAPAASPSGTARAVAAYERIALHLRSPERVVEELERLGPARRDRPDLGAPPTPPSSEAERRLCEAWAELLGLGEVGIHDDYFELGGTSLLAVDLLARVERLTGVRLPLTAIVEAPTVAGLARLLEQDGPRDSLVTIRAGGDRPAVFLVHDGDGETMLYRNLALRLDPGHAVYGLQPHGLPGYPMLHTRIEDMAEHHVEKILSAQPSGPYLVGGMCAGGVIAYEVARRLQARGEAVALVALLDAADPEAQLRPFRSANQRLRGLSGALGQGEGLGPVRRAAAIGSKVARKARNFVAYEARRRADGAWTRLRMRLFRRYTDRGIRPPGYLSGISVRKVYLHAESSYRPPGKFDGDLALFRATQGVGDDEPYCDRYSDPLLGWGGRATGCVRAYDVPGGHSSMLQEPNVRVLAETMQAAIDEALASRAPGPMPAMAGVP from the coding sequence ATGCGAGCCGACGAGACACGACCATCGGCGGCGCCCGCCGCCGGGCCGACGGTCGCCGTGGCGGCGACGTTCACGGCCGAGCCGATCCTCCGGCCGCTGGACTTCTGGATGCGGGAGGCCGGCCTCGCCGGGCCGATCGAGTTCGCGCCCTACGGCCAGGTCTTCCAGGAGCTCCTCGACCCCGGCAGCCTCCTCGGGCGCAACCGGGGCGGCGTCAACGCGGTCCTCCTGCGCGTCGAGGACTGGCTGAGGTACGGGCCCTCGGCCGGCGACCCCGAGGCCGCCCGCTCGCTGCTCGACCGCAACGCGGGCGACCTCGTCGCGGCCGTCGAGGGGGCCGCCACCCGTGGCGGCGCCGCGCCGATGGTGCTGGCGCTCTGCCCCCCCTCCCCCGCCGCCCTGGAGGACCCCGAGCGCCGGGCCCTCCTGGAGGCCGCGGAGCGTCGGATCGCCGGGGCGCTGGGCGGCGTCGCCGGGGTGGCCGTCCTCGGGCCCGAGGACCTGGCCGCATACCCCGTGGCCGAATCGCACGACCCCGGCCGCGACGCCCTGGGTCACATCCCCTACACGCCGGCCTTCTTCGCCGCGCTGGCCGCCGCGCTGGCCAGGCGGATCCACGCCCTGAAGGCCCCGCCTTACAAGGTCATCGTCCTCGACTGCGACAACACCCTCTGGCAGGGCGTCGTGGGCGAGGAGGGCACCCTGGGCGTGGCCGTGCCCCCCTGGTGCCGCGCGCTCCAGGAGTTCGTGCTCCGCCAGATCGACAAGGGCTTCGTCGCCTGCCTCTGCAGCAAGAACGAGGAGCGCGACGCCCTGGAGGTCCTCGAGCGGCACCCCGACATGGTCCTGAGGCGGGACCACCTCGTGGGGTGGCGGATCAACTGGGAGCCGAAGTCCGAGAACCTCCGGGCGCTGGCCGCGGAGCTGAACGTGGGCCTGGACAGCTTCGTCTTCCTCGACGACAACCCGGTCGAGTGCGCCGAGGTCCGGGCCCGCTGCCCGGAGGTGCTGACCATCCAGGTCCCCCCGGCCGACGAGGTCGGCCCGTTCCTGGACCACCTCTGGGCGTTCGACCGCCTGAAGGTGACCTCGGAGGACCGCCAGCGGACGGCGATGTACCGCGAGAACGCGGAGCGGGCCCGCCTCCAGGAGCGGGCCGGCAGCTTCGGGGATTTCCTGTCCGCGCTGGAGCTCCGGGTCGACATCCACGAACCGACCGCCGAGCAATGGGGCCGCGTCTCGCAGCTCACGCAGCGGACCAACCAGTTCAACTTCACGACCGTCCGCCGCTCCGAGGCCGAGGCCCGCGGCCTGGCCGCCGAGGGCCTGGAATGCCGGGCCGTCGAGGTCCGCGACCGGTTCGGCGACTACGGGCTCGTGGGGGTCCTGATCTACGGCAGGGGCGGCGACGCGATCGAGGTCGACACGTTCCTGCTGAGCTGCCGGGTCCTCGGCCGGGGCGTCGAGCACCGGATGCTGAATCACCTGGGCGAGGCGGCGAGGGGCCTCGGGCTCGCCGCGGTCGTCGCGACCGCCGTGCCGACCGCCAAGAACCTCCCCGCCCGCCGGTTCCTGGACAAGGTCGCGGCGGGCTGGAAGGAGGAGCGGGACGGCCGGTCGACCTACCGGATCCCCGCCGAGTCCGCCGCCGCCGCCGCCCCCGACGCGTCCGGCGAGGCGGAGGGGGGGGCCTCGGCCGCGGAGGCCCCCGCGGCGAGCCCGTCGGGGACGGCCCGCGCCGTCGCGGCTTACGAGCGGATCGCCCTGCACTTGCGCAGCCCCGAGCGGGTCGTTGAGGAGTTGGAGCGGCTCGGCCCGGCGAGGCGGGATCGGCCCGACCTGGGCGCGCCCCCGACGCCCCCCTCGTCGGAGGCTGAGCGCCGGCTCTGCGAGGCCTGGGCGGAGCTGCTGGGGCTGGGCGAGGTCGGGATCCACGACGACTACTTCGAGCTGGGCGGCACGTCGCTCCTGGCGGTGGACCTGCTGGCCCGCGTCGAGCGGCTTACGGGGGTCCGCCTGCCGCTGACCGCGATCGTGGAGGCCCCCACCGTCGCGGGCCTGGCCCGGCTGCTGGAGCAGGACGGGCCCCGGGACTCCCTCGTGACCATTCGGGCCGGGGGCGACCGGCCGGCCGTCTTCCTGGTCCACGACGGCGACGGCGAGACGATGCTCTACCGCAACCTGGCACTCCGCCTGGATCCGGGGCACGCCGTCTACGGGCTCCAGCCGCACGGCCTGCCCGGCTACCCGATGCTCCACACGCGGATCGAGGACATGGCGGAGCACCACGTCGAGAAGATCCTCTCCGCCCAGCCGAGCGGCCCGTACCTCGTCGGCGGGATGTGCGCCGGCGGCGTGATCGCCTACGAGGTCGCCCGGCGGCTGCAGGCCCGAGGCGAGGCCGTGGCCCTGGTTGCGCTGCTCGACGCGGCCGACCCCGAGGCCCAGCTCAGGCCGTTCCGCTCCGCCAATCAGCGCCTCCGCGGCCTCTCGGGAGCGCTCGGCCAGGGGGAGGGGCTCGGCCCCGTCCGGCGGGCCGCGGCCATCGGGAGCAAGGTCGCGCGGAAGGCGAGGAACTTCGTCGCCTACGAGGCGCGGAGGCGGGCCGACGGGGCCTGGACGAGGCTGCGGATGCGGCTCTTCCGCCGCTACACGGACCGCGGGATCCGGCCGCCCGGGTACCTGTCGGGGATCTCCGTCAGGAAGGTCTACCTGCACGCGGAGTCGTCCTATCGCCCGCCCGGGAAGTTCGACGGCGACCTGGCGCTGTTCCGGGCGACGCAGGGCGTCGGCGACGACGAGCCCTACTGCGACCGCTACAGCGACCCGCTGCTCGGCTGGGGCGGGCGGGCGACCGGGTGCGTCCGGGCGTACGACGTCCCGGGAGGCCACTCGAGCATGTTGCAGGAGCCGAACGTCCGGGTCCTGGCCGAGACGATGCAGGCGGCGATCGACGAGGCCCTCGCGAGCCGCGCCCCGGGCCCGATGCCGGCGATGGCGGGCGTCCCCTGA
- a CDS encoding glycosyltransferase, with product MCEVGVIAIGRNEGERLRRCLESVGGRGLAVVYVDSGSSDGSVELALSLGAEVVELDLSRPFTAARARNEGFGRLLEIDPRVRFVQFVDGDCEVAPGWLDCAVEALEAAPDVAVVCGRRRERHPDRSVYNRLADMEWDTPVGEARACGGDAMMRAEAVRQAGGYDPAVIAAEDDELCVRIRAAGWRVLRLDAEMTLHDMGMTRFSQWWRRSTRTGHAYAEGAAMHGGSPERHFVRQARSVALWGLLLPLLALGLAWPTRGMSLALLSCYGFLYWRTRRYYSATRGWPAAHARTNAAWIVLAKFPQAVGLIRYWYGRLSGRRSRLIEYRGPVPAGG from the coding sequence ATGTGCGAAGTCGGCGTGATCGCCATCGGGCGCAACGAAGGCGAGCGGCTGCGCCGCTGCCTGGAATCCGTCGGGGGCCGCGGCCTGGCCGTCGTCTACGTGGACTCGGGCTCCTCGGACGGCAGCGTCGAGCTGGCCCTGTCGCTGGGGGCCGAGGTCGTCGAGCTGGACCTCTCCCGCCCGTTCACCGCGGCCCGGGCGCGCAACGAGGGCTTCGGCCGGCTCCTCGAGATCGACCCGCGGGTCCGCTTCGTCCAGTTCGTCGACGGCGACTGCGAGGTGGCCCCCGGGTGGCTGGACTGCGCCGTCGAGGCGCTCGAGGCCGCCCCGGACGTGGCGGTCGTCTGCGGGCGCCGCCGCGAGCGGCACCCGGACCGGAGCGTCTACAACCGCCTGGCGGACATGGAGTGGGACACGCCCGTCGGCGAGGCCAGGGCGTGCGGGGGCGACGCCATGATGCGGGCCGAGGCCGTCCGGCAGGCCGGCGGCTACGACCCGGCCGTCATCGCGGCCGAGGACGACGAGCTCTGCGTGCGGATCCGCGCCGCGGGGTGGCGGGTGCTGCGGCTCGACGCCGAGATGACCCTGCACGACATGGGCATGACCCGGTTCTCGCAGTGGTGGCGGCGGTCGACGAGGACGGGCCACGCGTACGCCGAGGGGGCCGCCATGCACGGCGGCTCGCCCGAGCGGCACTTCGTCCGGCAGGCCCGGAGCGTCGCCCTCTGGGGGCTCCTGCTGCCGCTCCTGGCGCTCGGCCTGGCCTGGCCGACGCGGGGCATGAGCCTCGCGCTGCTGTCCTGCTATGGCTTCCTGTACTGGCGTACTCGCCGCTACTACTCCGCCACGCGCGGGTGGCCGGCGGCGCACGCCCGGACGAACGCGGCCTGGATCGTCCTGGCCAAGTTCCCCCAGGCGGTGGGCCTGATCCGATACTGGTACGGGCGCCTTTCCGGCCGGCGCAGCCGGCTGATCGAGTATCGCGGCCCCGTCCCGGCCGGCGGCTGA